One Salvia splendens isolate huo1 chromosome 12, SspV2, whole genome shotgun sequence genomic window carries:
- the LOC121758732 gene encoding serine/threonine-protein kinase AFC2-like: METERVTELTMDRRPRKRPRLGWDVLPQGPQAQLGLFPGQEIGNVTSYAPSRAIWDQSSSLFVKGLAQNGSPPLREDDKDGHYMFAIGENLTSRYKIHSKMGEGTFGQVLECWDREKKEMVAVKIVRGIKKYREAAMIEIDVLQQLGRQDKGGNRCVQIRNWFDYRNHICIVFEKLGPSLYDFLRKNNYRSFPIDLVREIGRQLLDCVAFMHDLHLIHTDLKPENILLVSPDYIKVPDYKGLSRSSPKDSSYYKRIPKSSAIKVIDFGSTTYDRQDQSYIVSTRHYRAPEVILGLGWSYPCDVWSVGCILVELCSGEALFQTHENLEHLAMMERVLGPLPQHMLKKADRHTEKYVRRGRLDWPEGAASRESIKSVLKLPRLQNLIMQHVDHSAGDLINLLQGLLKYEPSERLSAEEALRHPFFTRDHLRRY; this comes from the exons ATGGAAACGGAACGCGTGACTGAACTGACCATGGATCGCCGACCGAGAAAGAGGCCTCGTTTGGGCTGGGATGTTCTTCCTCAAGGTCCTCAG GCTCAGCTAGGATTATTTCCTGGACAAGAGATTGGAAACGTGACAAGCTATGCACCTTCAAGAGCCATCTGGGACCAATCCAGTTCTCTGTTTGTTAAGGGCTTGGCTCAAAATGGTTCTCCCCCGTTGCGAGAAGATGACAAAGATGGGCATTATATGTTTGCTATTGGAGAAAATCTAACTTCTCGCT ATAAGATTCACAGCAAGATGGGTGAAG GTACCTTTGGCCAGGTTTTGGAATGCTGGGATagggaaaaaaaggaaatggtaGCTGTTAAAATTGTTCGTGGAATTAAGAAGTACCGTGAAGCAGCAATGATTGAGATTGACGTGCTTCAACAACTTGGTAGACAGGACAAAGGTGGCAACCG TTGTGTTCAAATACGGAACTGGTTTGACTATCGTAACCATATCTGTATT GTCTTTGAGAAGCTTGGACCAAGCTTATACGATTTCCTACGCAAAAACAATTATCGCTCATTTCCCATTGATCTTGTCCGTGAGATTGGAAGACAACTGTTGGATTGTGTAGCAT TTATGCATGATTTGCACCTCATCCACACGGACCTGAAGCCTGAAAATATTCTTCTAGTCTCACCAGATTACATAAAGGTTCCTGATTACAAG GGTCTGTCGAGGTCATCACCCAAGGACAGTTCATATTACAAGAGAATTCCAAAGTCTAGTGCTATCAAGGTAATAGATTTTGGTAGCACGACATATGACAGGCAGGACCAGTCATACATTGTTTCTACTCGACATTACCGAGCTCCTGAGGTTATCCTAG GTTTGGGATGGTCTTACCCTTGTGATGTATGGAGTGTAGGATGTATCCTGGTGGAACTCTGCTCG GGTGAAGCATTGTTCCAAACCCATGAAAATTTGGAGCACCTTGCAATGATGGAAAGAGTTCTTGGACCACTGCCCCAGCATATGCTAAAGAAAGCAGA CCGACATACTGAGAAGTATGTTAGGAGGGGTAGGTTAGATTGGCCAGAGGGAGCAGCATCCAGAGAGAGTATCAAATCCGTATTGAAGTTGCCTAGGCTTCAGAATTTGATCATGCAACATGTAGATCACTCAGCTGGAGATCTAATTAACCTATTACAAGGGCTATTGAAGTATGAACCCTCCGAAAGATTGTCAGCCGAGGAGGCCCTACGGCACCCTTTCTTTACAAGGGACCATCTGAGGAGATACTAA